The window CGACCACCCGCGCCGGTGCAGCAGCACGCGCCAGCCCGCCCCCCTTGACGGCGTCGAGGTGCTTGCGGACAGCGTTGATTTCCTGAATGGTGGCGCCGGAAGCCAGCAACAGTTCAGTCGTGCGCTGCATATCGGCCAGCGTCAGCGGCAGGTGCGGCGCAGTCGCCAGAGCAGACCCTCCGCCGGAGATCAACAGTAGCACGGCATCGTCGAGGCGCAAGCCCCGCAGGGCAGCCAGCATCGCTGCGGCAGCGCGCACGCTGCCTTCGTTGGGCACGGGGTGCCCCCCAATGCGGACGCTAAAGCCGGGCAATTCTCCGGGGGCATAGCCAGCCTTGGTCACCACCAGCCCGCGGGCAATGCGCTCGCCCAACACCTCGCGCGCCGCGCGCGCCATCGGGAAAGCGGCCTTCCCCAGCGCGAGGACAATTACCCGCGGCGCGGCCAGCAGGGCCTGGGTAGGCAGGTCGGGCGATTCCAGCGCCCGTTTCACGGCCAGGTAAGGGTCAACGGCTTCCAGCGCCGATGCCAGCACCTGTCGAAGGCTTTCAGGCAGCGGTAAGGCCTCTGGGAGTGTGGTCATGGCATTTTCCTCATCCGTGCGCTGAGCAGAACCCACGCGCCCTTCGCCCCCTGCCTCTGAGCAGCGCTTCCGCCCAGCGGGGGGGAGGCAGAGACAGCCCCGGCCGCAAGCACCACCAGTCAAAAAACGAAAAACCCCAGCGCGAGCGCCGTCGCCCGTCGTGGGGTCATGGGGTGCCTTGCCGCTGCCGTTCCTCCTCCCAACGGGCGAGGAGGGTGCGCTCCTCGTCGGTCAGGTCGGCGTGCGCCAGCAGGTCGGGGCGGCGTTCCCAGGTGCGGCGCAACGACTGCTCTCGCCGCCAGCGGGCAATGCGGGCGTGGTCGCCGGAACGGAGCACTTCCGGCACTTCCCAGCCTCGGAAGACCGGCGGGCGGGTGTAGTGCGGGTGTTCCAGCAAGCCGTGGGCATGGGAATCCTTCGCGGGGGCGTCGGGGTCACCCAGCACGCCGGGCAGCAGGCGGGTGACGGCGTCCATCACCACCAGGGCGGCCAGTTCGCCGCCAGTGAGGACGTAATCGCCAATGGAAATTTCGTCGGTCACGAGGTGCTCGCGAACTCGCTCATCTACCCCCTCATAGCGGCCACACAGCAAGGCAAGGTGCGGCTGTTGGGCAAGTTCCCGCGCCACGCTTTGGGTAAACGGCCTGCCCTGTGGGGTTAGCAAAATCACAGGGCAGGCAGGGGGGCTTCCCAGCACACCTTCGACGGCCGCGAAAATAGGCTCCGGCTTCATCACCATGCCGCCGCCGCCGCCATATGGCTCATCGTCCACCACGTGGTGCCTGTCGGTCGTCCAATCGCGAATGTTGTGCAACGCAATATCCACCAGGCCACGGGCGCGGGCGCGCGCGATGATGCTGGCATCAATGTAAGGCACGAAAACTTCGGGGAAGAGGGTAAAAACGTCAAAGCGCATGAGCCAGGGTGCTCCGTAGGCAGCAGGGGGTGCAAAGGCAACCCGCCCTATTCATCCTCGGGCGGCTCCATGCCGGGCCAGTGGATGTCAACCACATCGCCGTGGACATCGATGCGTACGCGGAAGCCCAACATGCCCATGTAGGCACGATGCTCCTCGGGAATGCCCGCCTGCAACACTTCGTCGATATGCTGGTCGAGGTTCTTGAACTGCACTTCCAGCGCGGCTTTGCTGAAAGGATCGGTCTGCCCCAACAACTGCGCCGCCTGTTCGGAAAGCACGTCTTCGTGGCCTTCGACCAGGGCAAACATCTCTTCCAGCACCTGGCGATCGACCACTTCCGAAGGAATGTGACGGCGGAAACCGGCATCATCAACGACATAGCAGGGTTCGTCGCCCACGTAGGCAACTTCCACCGCGCGATCCTCTTCGTCCACCACTAACCCGGCAAAAAGGGGCTGACGTTTCATCGGTGAACCTCCACAGGCGTCCCATAGCGTTTCTTGTAGGCGTATTGTTCGCCAAAGGGCACGACCGGCGTCGTCCAGCGATACACCCACAGGGCGGCGGTAGGGCTCAGGTTGATGCAGCCGTGGGAACGCGGCTTGCCAAAATCGTTGTGCCAGTACGTGCCGTGGAAGGAAATGCCGCTCTCGGTAATATAACACACCCATGGCACACCGGGGAGGTCAAATTCAGGCGCGGCGCGATTGCCCGCGGCCATGTGGCGGTAAGGCCGCTTGTGGTAGGTCGAAAATCGCCCCACAGGGGTGCTGTAATAGCCCATACCGGTGGCCGCCCTGGCCGCGAACACCGCCCGCCCGCCTTCATAAGCCGTCACAATCTGACGCGTCAGGTTCACCCGCAGCAACTTTTCCGAAAGCGGCACTTCAGGGCTCAAAGGGGCTACATCGGCAGGCTGTACCAACCGCAAATGCCGCGCCGGCGCGTAGTAGAAGAAATTCTTCCACTTATCATCTTCGATCTGATACCACATCTCGCCATCCTGCCCCTGCACCAACCGCACCACCCAGTGCGTGGTGGCATAATACAGCCGATAGCGCGGCGCACGGATGCGCGCTGGCTCGCCGTAGCCATCGGTGTAAGGCACGGTCACTTCGGCAAGTGCCCCTCCATCGGGAATGGACTGTGGCTTGTTCAATCGCACCTGCACCGGCTGCACCCCGCCGGAATGCACATAGCCCCGCCGCGGAACGTGATACCACAGGCGGTTGTAATCCGGTTTGTCATCCCCCACCACCACGGCGTCAATAGGAAACCCCTCATCACGCCACAACCCCGCAAGCCGTTTGGACGAAAAAGAGGGCTTCGCATAAAGCGCGGT is drawn from Chloroflexota bacterium and contains these coding sequences:
- a CDS encoding murein L,D-transpeptidase; this translates as MPFETDSFDTLPSRLGRRDFLKLAGLGLLGAALPVFGLRNAPVPTGFQGRVAFERTALYAKPSFSSKRLAGLWRDEGFPIDAVVVGDDKPDYNRLWYHVPRRGYVHSGGVQPVQVRLNKPQSIPDGGALAEVTVPYTDGYGEPARIRAPRYRLYYATTHWVVRLVQGQDGEMWYQIEDDKWKNFFYYAPARHLRLVQPADVAPLSPEVPLSEKLLRVNLTRQIVTAYEGGRAVFAARAATGMGYYSTPVGRFSTYHKRPYRHMAAGNRAAPEFDLPGVPWVCYITESGISFHGTYWHNDFGKPRSHGCINLSPTAALWVYRWTTPVVPFGEQYAYKKRYGTPVEVHR
- the trmD gene encoding tRNA (guanosine(37)-N1)-methyltransferase TrmD, which translates into the protein MRFDVFTLFPEVFVPYIDASIIARARARGLVDIALHNIRDWTTDRHHVVDDEPYGGGGGMVMKPEPIFAAVEGVLGSPPACPVILLTPQGRPFTQSVARELAQQPHLALLCGRYEGVDERVREHLVTDEISIGDYVLTGGELAALVVMDAVTRLLPGVLGDPDAPAKDSHAHGLLEHPHYTRPPVFRGWEVPEVLRSGDHARIARWRREQSLRRTWERRPDLLAHADLTDEERTLLARWEEERQRQGTP